One Anaerolineae bacterium DNA window includes the following coding sequences:
- a CDS encoding phosphoribosylglycinamide formyltransferase produces the protein WMHVLSNAFLQRFPGRVINLHPALPGQFPGTDAIARAYQAFREGRITHTGVMIHFVPDEEVDCGPVIVSEKVPIYPEDTLEALEARVHVVEHRLYVEALRRLIAGEVPPPK, from the coding sequence GCTGGATGCATGTCCTCAGCAACGCGTTCCTCCAGCGCTTCCCCGGCCGCGTCATTAACCTGCACCCGGCCCTGCCGGGGCAGTTCCCCGGCACCGATGCCATCGCCCGCGCCTATCAGGCCTTTCGGGAGGGGCGCATCACCCATACCGGGGTCATGATCCACTTTGTGCCGGACGAGGAGGTGGACTGCGGGCCGGTGATCGTCAGCGAGAAGGTGCCCATATACCCGGAGGACACGCTGGAGGCGTTGGAGGCGCGCGTGCATGTCGTGGAACATCGGTTGTACGTCGAGGCCCTGCGCCGGCTGATCGCCGGCGAGGTGCCGCCGCCGAAGTGA
- the guaB gene encoding IMP dehydrogenase: MSDAMFFEEALTFDDVLLEPGYSEVLPAEVSVATELAPAIRLNIPILSAAMDRVTEARMAIALAREGGLGVIHRNMSIENQAAEVDKVKRSESGMIVDPITLPPTATLRQAEELMSRYHISGIPITEDSGKLVGILTNRDIRFVTEWDRPVSEYMTSEGLITAPIGTTLEQAQVILQKHRIEKLPLVDEHGYLKGLITVKDIMKKRDYPNAATDDKGRLLAAAAVGVGEAHQARVEALVEAGVDAIVIDTAHGHTRSVLEMVDWIRRRFPKMVIIAGNVATTEGTVALIQAGADVVKVGVGAGSICTTRVVTGIGVPQLTAIFRCARAAHELGKPIIADGGLKYSGDIVKALAAGADAVMLGNLLAGLDESPGELILFEGRRYKDYRGMGSLGAMSDFSRDRYGTGQGGVVKLVPEGVEGRVPYKGKLSDFIYQLVGGVRAGMGYVGAANLRELREKARWVRITSSGLIESHPHSVILTKEAPNYSPPEFR, from the coding sequence ATGAGCGATGCGATGTTTTTCGAGGAAGCGTTGACCTTTGACGACGTTCTGCTGGAGCCGGGTTATTCGGAGGTCCTGCCGGCGGAGGTCTCGGTGGCCACGGAGCTGGCGCCGGCCATCCGCCTCAACATCCCAATCCTTTCCGCCGCCATGGACCGCGTCACCGAAGCGCGCATGGCCATCGCTCTGGCCCGCGAGGGTGGCCTGGGCGTCATCCACCGTAACATGTCCATCGAGAACCAGGCCGCCGAGGTGGATAAGGTCAAGCGCTCCGAGTCCGGCATGATCGTGGACCCCATCACCCTGCCGCCCACGGCCACCCTGCGGCAGGCCGAGGAACTGATGAGCCGCTATCACATCTCCGGCATCCCCATCACCGAGGACAGCGGCAAGCTGGTGGGCATCCTGACGAACCGCGACATCCGCTTTGTCACCGAATGGGACCGGCCTGTCTCGGAGTATATGACCTCGGAGGGATTGATCACCGCGCCCATCGGCACGACGCTGGAGCAGGCGCAGGTCATCCTGCAGAAGCACCGCATCGAGAAACTCCCGTTGGTGGATGAGCACGGCTATTTGAAGGGGCTGATCACCGTCAAGGACATCATGAAGAAGCGGGATTACCCCAATGCGGCGACGGATGACAAGGGCCGGCTGTTGGCCGCCGCGGCCGTGGGGGTGGGCGAGGCCCATCAGGCGCGGGTAGAGGCGCTGGTGGAGGCCGGCGTGGACGCCATCGTCATTGACACCGCACACGGTCATACGCGGAGCGTGCTGGAAATGGTGGACTGGATCCGCCGGCGCTTCCCCAAGATGGTCATCATCGCCGGCAACGTGGCTACCACCGAAGGGACGGTGGCTCTCATCCAGGCCGGCGCGGATGTGGTGAAGGTCGGCGTGGGCGCCGGCTCCATCTGCACCACGCGTGTGGTCACCGGCATTGGTGTGCCCCAGCTCACCGCCATTTTCCGCTGTGCGCGCGCCGCCCATGAGTTGGGCAAGCCCATCATCGCCGACGGCGGCTTGAAGTACTCCGGCGATATCGTCAAGGCGCTGGCCGCCGGCGCGGACGCCGTCATGCTGGGCAACCTGCTGGCCGGCCTGGACGAATCGCCCGGCGAGCTGATCCTGTTCGAAGGCCGGCGCTATAAGGACTACCGCGGCATGGGCAGTCTGGGCGCCATGAGCGATTTCAGCCGGGACCGCTACGGCACCGGCCAGGGCGGCGTCGTAAAGCTGGTGCCGGAGGGCGTCGAGGGCCGTGTGCCGTACAAGGGCAAGCTCTCCGACTTTATTTATCAACTGGTGGGCGGGGTGCGCGCCGGCATGGGCTATGTGGGGGCCGCCAACCTGCGGGAACTGCGGGAGAAGGCGCGCTGGGTGCGCATCACCTCCTCCGGGCTGATCGAG